Genomic window (Streptomyces sp. RerS4):
TCGCGCTGAGCATCGGAGCACTGGGCCTGACGAGCCCTTACCACTACATCTGGTTCGCCTTCCTCGGCGCCGCGCTCGCCGGCCTGCTCGCGTACGCCGTCGGCGGGACCGGATACGGCGGCGCCACCCCCGCCAAACTGGCGCTCGCCGGGGCCGCTGTCACCGTCCTGCTCGACGCGGGCACCAACACCCTGATCCTGCTCGACGTCCGCACCCTGGACCAGTACCGCTTCTGGGCGGTCGGCTCCCTCGCCGGCCGGGACTCCGAACTCGCCCTGAACCTCCTGCCGTTCGCCGCCGTCGGGCTCCTGCTGGCGATCGGGCTCAGCGGCCGGCTCAACGCCCTCGCCCTCGGCGACGACCTCGCCAGCAGCCTGGGCACGAAGGTCCGCTCGACGCGCGCGCTGGGCGCCGTGGCCGTCATCCTGCTCGCGGGTACGGCCGTCGCCGCCGCCGGCCCGGTCACCTTCATCGGCCTGGTCGTCCCGCACATCGTGCGGTCCTTCACCGGGCCCGATGCCCGCTGGCTCGTGCCCTGTTCGGCGCTGGGCGGCGCGGTCCTCATGCTGACCGCCGACGTCGTCGGCCGGATGGTCGCCCGACCGGGCGAACTGGAGGCCGGAGTCGTCACCGCCCTGCTCGGCGCCCCCTTCCTCGCCCTCCTCGTCAAGCGGGGCAAGCTGAAGGAGCACACCCGATGAGCACGACGACGCGGCCCACCCGGCAGCGGACGCCGAGCCCGACGCCCCGTCCGCGCCTGCTGCGCCTGGAGGTCGGCCCGGTCGGCGTCGCCGTACGCCCCCGTGTCGCCCTCACCGTCCTCGGCCTCGTCCTCACCGGGTTCGCGGGGCTGATCGCCTCCGTCTCCCTCGGTACGTACGCCATCCCGGTCGGCGACGTGGTCGGCGCGGTCCTCGGCTTCGGCGACGGCGCCGCCGACCTGATCGTCCATCAACTGCGACTGCCGCGCGCCCTGACCGCGCTCCTGGTCGGCGCCGCGTTCGGCCTGGCCGGCGCGGTCTACCAGGCCGTCACCCGCAACTCCCTGGCCAGCCCCGACCTCATCGGCATCGCGGCCGGCTCCGGGGCGGGCGCCGTCACCGCGATCCTGATCGGCGGGGCCACCTCGGCAGCGGCGGGCACGTTCGGCGCCGTGCCGTTCGGGGCGCTCGCCGGCGCGCTGCTCACGTCCGCCGCGATCTACCTGCTCGCCTACCGCGACGGCACCATCACCGGCTACCGCTTCGTCCTCGTCGGCCTCGCCGCGAACGGCGCCCTGCTCGCCCTGACCCGCTGGGCGCTGGCCCGCGCCGACATCGACCAGGCCTCCCGCGCCATGGTCTGGCTCACCGGCAGCCTCAACGGCCGCGGTTACGAACACGTCCAGTGGTCCGGGATCGCCCTCGTGGTCCTCCTGCCGCTGACGCTGGCGCTGGCCCGTCCGTACCAGTTGCTCCAGTACGACGACGACACCGCCCGCAGCCTCGGCATCCCGCTGCGGCACTCGCGGATCGCCCTGCTGGTGCTCGCCACCTGCCTCACCGCCCTGGCCACCTCGGCCGCCGGACCGATCGCCTTCATCGCGCTCGGCGCCCCGCAGATCGCCCGCAGGCTCACCGGCACCGCCGGGATCCCGCTGATGACCAGCGCCCTCACCGGCGCGGTGCTCCTGGTCCTCTCCGACCTCGCCGCCCGCCTCGTGCTGGCCCCCATCGAACTGCCCGTCGGCGTGCTCACCGGCGCCGTGGGCGCCCCGTACCTGCTGCTGCTCCTCGCCCGGACCAACCGGGCCGGAAAGGGAGGCTGATGATGACCGCCCCGCTGACCGCCCCACCGACCGGCACCACCCGGCCCACCGCACTGCACGGCGAGGGCCTGCGCCTGGGCTACGGCGACCGGATCGTCGCCGAGGACCTCGACCTGCGGATCCCGGCGGGCCAGGTCACCGCCCTGGTCGGTCCGAACGCCTGCGGCAAGTCCACCGCCCTGCGCGCCCTGGCACGGCTGCTCAAGCCGGCCGACGGCACCGTACTGATGGACGGCGAGGACATCGCCGCCCTCTCCGCACGGGACTTCGCCCTGCGCCTGGCCCTGCTGCCGCAGACGCCCAGCGCGCCGGACGGCATCACCGTGCGGGACCTGGTCGCCCGCGGCCGCACGCCCCACCAGCGGTGGTGGCGCCAGTGGTCCTCGACGGACGAGGCCGCCGTCGACGCCGCCCTCACCGCCACCGGCGCCGCGGAGCTGGCGGACCGCTCCATCGACGAACTCTCCGGCGGCCAGCGGCAGCGCGTGTGGATCGCGATGGCCCTGGCCCAGGACACCTCGGTCCTCCTCCTGGACGAGCCGACCACCTACCTGGACCTGGCCCACCAGGTCGACGTCCTGGAACTGGTGGCGGAGCTGAACCGCTCCGAGGGCCGCACCGTCGTCATGGTGCTGCACGAGCTGAACCTCGCCTGCCGGTACGCCGACCACCTGATCGCGATGCGCGACGGCCGGGTCATGGCCGCCGGGACGCCCTCCGAGATCGTCACGCCGGAGCTGGTGCACGAGGTGTTCGGCCTGCGCGCGGCCGTCATCGAATGCCCGGTCGCCGGCACCCCCCTGGTCATCCCCCAGGGCGGACGCCGGACCTGACGGGGGCCACGACGGGGTGGCCCAGTGGCGGTCCCGGCCCGTGTGGACGAGCACGGCCCGAAAGCGAGCCGATCACACTCGAATCCCTGGACTGCGCGCGAGCCATCGCCGCTCGGGTGGGGTGTCGCGGGGGGCGTTGGCTCCCCTACAGTGCGTGATGTTCCGTCTCCTTCCGTCGCGTCGAACAGGAGTGGGCGTCCGTGGTCACGCAGGCCCTTCCGTCCCCGGCCGGTCGCCGGGTTCCCGAGTTGGATCAGGCCCTCGTCGGGCAGTGGCGCGACGGGGGAGGTGAGCTCGTCGACCTCTTCGCGCAGGCGCGGGAGCGGCTCGGCGGGGTCGCCGCGGTGCGGCTCGGGCCGCGGCCGACCGTCCTCGTCACCGACCCGGCGGCCGTGCGACACGTGCTCGCGCTCCATCCCGACCGGTACGTGAAGCGCTCGCACCGGGCGCGACTGCTCATCGGCGACGGGGTGTTGGCCGCCACGGGTGAGGCGTGGCAGCGTCAACGCAAGCTGCTCCAGGGGCAGTTCACCGGGCCGGGCATGCGCCGCTACGAGCGGCGGATCACCGCGGCGGCCCGGACCGCCGCCGATCGCTGGGACGCGTACGCCCGCACCGGTGAGGTCTTCGACGTCGGAGAGGAGATGCGCCGCTTCGCCCTGGACACCATCTGGCGCTCCCTCACCGGGCACCCCCTCGACGCCGTGACCGAGCGCGAACTGGCCGCCGTGGCCGCCGTGGTGGCCGCGCTGCCCAGCCTGCCCGCCGACGGGGCCGCGGCCCGGGGAGCCGTCGCCGCCGAGCTGGCCAGGATCGACGCCGTCGTGGCGCTCGCCGTCGCCGCCGCCCGCGACGGCGCGGCCGGACCCGACGGTCCGGGCCTGTTGCACGTCCTG
Coding sequences:
- a CDS encoding iron ABC transporter permease — its product is MTLKPDVRGAADTARPAPPPRPAPRRTGTRAVLTAALLAAVFAAVCASLAIGTKAVPLSDVLTAIAGGTDGDAVVIRELRMPRTLLGLIVGISLGAAGAVAQDITRNPLGDPGLIGISAGGAFAVALSIGALGLTSPYHYIWFAFLGAALAGLLAYAVGGTGYGGATPAKLALAGAAVTVLLDAGTNTLILLDVRTLDQYRFWAVGSLAGRDSELALNLLPFAAVGLLLAIGLSGRLNALALGDDLASSLGTKVRSTRALGAVAVILLAGTAVAAAGPVTFIGLVVPHIVRSFTGPDARWLVPCSALGGAVLMLTADVVGRMVARPGELEAGVVTALLGAPFLALLVKRGKLKEHTR
- a CDS encoding iron chelate uptake ABC transporter family permease subunit, whose product is MSTTTRPTRQRTPSPTPRPRLLRLEVGPVGVAVRPRVALTVLGLVLTGFAGLIASVSLGTYAIPVGDVVGAVLGFGDGAADLIVHQLRLPRALTALLVGAAFGLAGAVYQAVTRNSLASPDLIGIAAGSGAGAVTAILIGGATSAAAGTFGAVPFGALAGALLTSAAIYLLAYRDGTITGYRFVLVGLAANGALLALTRWALARADIDQASRAMVWLTGSLNGRGYEHVQWSGIALVVLLPLTLALARPYQLLQYDDDTARSLGIPLRHSRIALLVLATCLTALATSAAGPIAFIALGAPQIARRLTGTAGIPLMTSALTGAVLLVLSDLAARLVLAPIELPVGVLTGAVGAPYLLLLLARTNRAGKGG
- a CDS encoding ABC transporter ATP-binding protein, whose translation is MTAPLTAPPTGTTRPTALHGEGLRLGYGDRIVAEDLDLRIPAGQVTALVGPNACGKSTALRALARLLKPADGTVLMDGEDIAALSARDFALRLALLPQTPSAPDGITVRDLVARGRTPHQRWWRQWSSTDEAAVDAALTATGAAELADRSIDELSGGQRQRVWIAMALAQDTSVLLLDEPTTYLDLAHQVDVLELVAELNRSEGRTVVMVLHELNLACRYADHLIAMRDGRVMAAGTPSEIVTPELVHEVFGLRAAVIECPVAGTPLVIPQGGRRT
- a CDS encoding cytochrome P450, giving the protein MVTQALPSPAGRRVPELDQALVGQWRDGGGELVDLFAQARERLGGVAAVRLGPRPTVLVTDPAAVRHVLALHPDRYVKRSHRARLLIGDGVLAATGEAWQRQRKLLQGQFTGPGMRRYERRITAAARTAADRWDAYARTGEVFDVGEEMRRFALDTIWRSLTGHPLDAVTERELAAVAAVVAALPSLPADGAAARGAVAAELARIDAVVALAVAAARDGAAGPDGPGLLHVLLEAAGTRPEYTDRLIRDELVTLLVAGHETTATTLTWLYLLLDRNPKAREEALAAGAEGSPERRDAVQALVHETLRLYPSAWILPRSAACDDVLAGYEVEAGTDVIVCPYLTHRDPALWEDPARFDPGRFTMPGRRPAHPGGYLPFGIGPRACLGLRFALRESTALLEHLLPAQTPTFRSLPDRAAYGITVRPDGPAPATLGGPPG